In Carya illinoinensis cultivar Pawnee chromosome 9, C.illinoinensisPawnee_v1, whole genome shotgun sequence, the following are encoded in one genomic region:
- the LOC122275239 gene encoding jasmonate-induced oxygenase 2-like: MMSCLQSSWPEPIVRVQALSESGIRAIPERYIKPLSDRPNWPKTSAAVTSKKNSETSPLINIPVIDLQNLFSNDQSLCDKTLSLVSHACREWGFFQIINHGVSPELMKSARKTWREFFSLPLDVKQEYANSPTTYEGYGSRLGVQKGAILDWSDYFFLHYMPRSQRNESKWPQLPPSCRKVIAEYGEETVKLCGRLMEILSINLGLGKEYLQNEFGGENIGACLRVNFYPKCPQPDLTLGLSPHSDPGGLTLLLPDDDVSGLQVRKCNDWVTVKPVPNAFIVNVGDQIQVLSNAIYKSVEHRVIVNAVKDRVSLALFYNPKSDLLIEPAKHLVTEDRPALYPPMTFDEYRLYIRTNGPCGKAQVESLKSPR; the protein is encoded by the exons ATGATGAGTTGTTTGCAAAGTAGTTGGCCTGAGCCAATTGTCCGAGTCCAAGCATTATCAGAGAGTGGGATAAGAGCAATCCCAGAGCGCTACATCAAGCCCCTCTCCGATAGGCCTAACTGGCCGAAAACTTCCGCCGCCGTCACCtccaagaagaattcagagacGTCTCCTCTCATTAACATCCCGGTCATTGACCTGCAAAACCTTTTCAGCAACGATCAGAGCCTCTGCGACAAGACTCTGAGTCTGGTATCCCACGCTTGCCGCGAGTGGGGTTTCTTTCAGATTATAAACCACGGCGTCAGCCCTGAGCTGATGAAGAGCGCGAGAAAGACCTGGCGCGAGTTCTTTAGCCTCCCGCTCGACGTGAAGCAGGAATATGCCAACTCTCCGACCACGTACGAAGGGTATGGCAGCCGTTTGGGAGTGCAGAAGGGGGCGATTCTTGACTGGAGCGACTATTTCTTCCTCCATTACATGCCTCGGTCGCAGAGGAATGAGAGCAAGTGGCCTCAACTTCCACCATCTTGCAG GAAAGTGATTGCGGAATATGGCGAAGAAACGGTAAAGCTATGTGGAAGATTGATGGAGATATTGTCCATAAATCTTGGGCTTGGGAAGGAATACCTCCAAAATGAATTTGGAGGTGAGAACATAGGTGCATGCTTAAGGGTGAACTTTTACCCTAAATGTCCACAACCTGACCTTACACTTGGTCTGTCCCCACACTCGGATCCAGGTGGCTTGACCCTTCTTCTGCCTGATGATGACGTGTCCGGACTTCAAGTTCGCAAATGCAATGACTGGGTTACTGTTAAGCCTGTTCCAAATGCCTTCATTGTCAACGTAGGGGATCAAATTCAG gTACTGAGTAATGCAATTTACAAGAGTGTGGAGCACCGGGTGATCGTGAATGCAGTGAAAGACAGGGTATCTCTTGCCTTATTTTATAACCCAAAGAGTGATTTACTGATTGAACCTGCCAAGCATCTGGTGACAGAGGATCGACCAGCACTTTATCCACCAATGACATTTGACGAATACAGACTTTATATCAGGACAAATGGTCCATGTGGCAAGGCTCAAGTTGAATCTTTAAAATCTCCcagataa
- the LOC122276332 gene encoding protein PHOSPHATE STARVATION RESPONSE 3-like, whose translation MSKAIYRAAQLSEAIQMQMEVRRRMSNQLEVQKSLKLKMEAQWRFLDTIAEERRNRTTNNITKPGKPSSPILLTLPSLCEESESNAKEFDSDSEADKIREIHYTPVEEYRAPKRLRVEDQDDVLYPRFNDIVELKDTNGPTMATVPPDKDAAVT comes from the exons ATGTCAAAAGCCATTtacag GGCTGCACAACTTAGTGAAGCGATACAAATGCAGATGGAAGTACGAAGGCGAATGAGTAATCAACTTGAG GTTCAAAAGAGCTTGAAGCTTAAAATGGAAGCCCAATGGAGATTCCTTGACACAATTGCTGAGGAACGTCGAAACCGCACGACCAATAACATTACAAAACCGGGCAAGCCTTCTTCTCCAATATTGTTAACGCTGCCTTCCCTTTGCGAGGAGTCCGAGTCTAATGCAAAAGAATTCGATTCCGATTCAGAAGCTGACAAGATCAGGGAGATACATTATACTCCTGTGGAAGAATACAGAGCTCCAAAGAGGCTTAGGGTTGAAGATCAGGATGATGTTTTGTATCCGAGATTTAACGATATTGTTGAATTAAAGGACACAAATGGACCTACAATGGCTACGGTTCCACCTGATAAGGATGCAGCAGTCACATGA